One stretch of Ktedonobacteraceae bacterium DNA includes these proteins:
- a CDS encoding class II aldolase/adducin family protein: MALFSGESMELRSELAYACRILAANGQNDAIYGHVTHRLPGAENFWMKPAGMGLDEITPEMLIRMDLDGQVLEGKFPRHLEYPIHTEIFRARPEIRCVIHTHPPYSIAFAATEQPLRAISHEGCMFTPPDVPRFTMTSNLIVTRQLGEAVAATLGNALACYLVNHGIVVAAETIELAVIAALNLERASQLQLLALASSQHLRYTGDEECLAKRKMYHPEAIQNTWNYYCRRIGPL, encoded by the coding sequence ATGGCATTATTTTCAGGGGAAAGCATGGAGCTGCGTAGCGAGCTTGCCTATGCCTGTCGCATTCTGGCTGCTAACGGACAGAATGATGCGATTTATGGGCACGTGACCCATCGTTTGCCTGGAGCCGAAAATTTCTGGATGAAACCGGCAGGGATGGGACTGGATGAAATCACCCCCGAAATGCTTATCCGCATGGACCTTGACGGCCAGGTGCTTGAAGGTAAATTCCCTCGTCACCTGGAATACCCGATTCATACGGAGATTTTTCGCGCTCGTCCTGAAATCCGGTGTGTCATTCATACGCACCCACCCTACTCTATCGCCTTTGCCGCGACTGAGCAGCCATTGCGGGCGATCTCGCATGAGGGCTGCATGTTTACTCCTCCGGACGTGCCGCGCTTCACCATGACTTCTAACCTGATTGTCACACGACAGCTTGGTGAGGCCGTTGCGGCTACGCTGGGGAATGCGCTAGCGTGCTACCTCGTCAATCACGGCATCGTGGTTGCCGCTGAGACTATCGAGCTGGCTGTGATTGCAGCGCTCAATTTGGAGCGGGCGAGCCAACTTCAGCTCCTGGCTTTGGCATCGAGCCAGCACCTGCGCTATACCGGCGACGAGGAATGCCTGGCGAAGCGAAAGATGTATCATCCTGAAGCCATACAGAACACGTGGAACTATTATTGCCGTCGCATAGGGCCTTTATAA
- a CDS encoding LLM class flavin-dependent oxidoreductase has translation MKFGLNFFPAFRSSELSAADYFAQTLRICERADALGFDSVKTVEHYFHEYGGYSTNPGILLAAIAARTKHMRPITGAVIPAFNNSIKLAGELAMLDNISQGRLDVGFGRAFIPDEFEAFHIPMDESRARFEEGIEVIKRLWTEDRVTFDGRFHHLRDVHSMPRPYQKPHPPIWIAAISSEESFTWPGRQGYNLMIVPYAGGLERTSNFVKAYRQAWRESGHEPGKEQVQMSFHCYIAETREEAIEGYKRPMTTYLEVFTEAVSGWKNTSSLSYPGYDKLVSAISSQTWKTNLDNRTAFVGTPDDVVEHINYLRGLFGEMEPSMQVTFGNISEAEAMRTIELFAKHVMPHFKASTREAASAPAVS, from the coding sequence ATGAAGTTTGGCCTCAACTTTTTTCCCGCCTTTCGCTCAAGCGAACTATCGGCGGCGGATTACTTTGCCCAGACGCTGCGTATCTGCGAACGAGCCGATGCGCTAGGCTTTGACTCGGTCAAGACCGTCGAGCACTATTTTCACGAATATGGAGGCTACTCTACCAATCCAGGCATTCTGCTGGCGGCTATCGCGGCCCGCACGAAGCATATGCGTCCCATCACAGGAGCGGTGATCCCCGCGTTCAACAATTCTATCAAGCTAGCAGGTGAGCTGGCGATGCTGGACAACATTAGCCAGGGTCGATTGGATGTTGGATTCGGACGTGCCTTCATCCCCGATGAGTTCGAAGCGTTCCATATACCTATGGATGAGAGCCGCGCTCGCTTCGAGGAGGGCATTGAGGTCATCAAGCGTCTATGGACGGAAGATCGTGTGACCTTTGATGGGCGCTTCCATCATCTTCGCGACGTACATTCCATGCCGCGCCCCTACCAGAAGCCTCATCCGCCGATCTGGATAGCGGCGATATCCTCGGAAGAGTCGTTCACCTGGCCCGGTCGGCAGGGCTACAACCTGATGATCGTGCCCTACGCGGGTGGCCTTGAGCGCACCAGCAACTTCGTGAAGGCCTACCGACAGGCATGGCGCGAATCGGGGCATGAACCGGGTAAAGAGCAGGTTCAGATGTCCTTCCACTGCTATATAGCCGAGACGCGCGAAGAGGCCATCGAGGGCTACAAACGTCCCATGACCACCTACCTCGAAGTCTTTACCGAGGCTGTCAGCGGCTGGAAGAATACCTCTTCGCTCAGTTATCCCGGCTACGACAAACTCGTCTCCGCCATCTCCTCACAGACCTGGAAGACGAATCTCGACAATCGTACGGCCTTTGTAGGGACGCCCGATGATGTGGTGGAGCACATCAACTACTTGCGCGGCCTCTTCGGTGAGATGGAACCTTCGATGCAGGTCACCTTTGGCAATATCTCGGAAGCCGAGGCTATGCGCACAATCGAACTTTTCGCAAAACATGTGATGCCGCATTTCAAGGCATCTACGCGGGAGGCTGCAAGCGCTCCTGCCGTAAGCTAA
- a CDS encoding flavin reductase family protein, whose amino-acid sequence MPVTPAEFRRTMAHFATGVTVVTTVLEGRFYGLTVSAFCSVSLNPTLVLISIDNVSQTYPILIQSHTFGVNILTAQQQYLSERFARKDTGEGKNFADIKLHTGETGVPLFDEAMAYLECRVVAQYEGGDHTLFLGEVIDMHYNDITGADGQESQPLLYFRSRYCSTNSEPCLSKSN is encoded by the coding sequence ATGCCTGTCACTCCTGCCGAATTTCGCCGTACCATGGCTCATTTTGCTACCGGTGTCACTGTCGTGACAACCGTACTTGAGGGCAGGTTCTATGGCCTGACTGTCAGTGCTTTTTGCTCGGTCTCGCTAAATCCCACATTGGTGCTGATCAGCATTGATAACGTTTCGCAAACGTATCCGATCCTCATTCAGAGCCATACTTTCGGCGTGAACATCCTTACGGCGCAACAGCAGTACCTTTCGGAGCGTTTTGCTCGCAAGGATACGGGCGAAGGGAAAAACTTTGCCGATATCAAGCTGCACACGGGCGAGACGGGCGTTCCACTTTTTGACGAGGCGATGGCATACCTGGAGTGCCGGGTAGTGGCACAGTACGAGGGTGGTGATCATACGCTCTTTCTGGGCGAGGTCATCGACATGCACTATAACGATATAACGGGTGCGGATGGGCAGGAGTCGCAGCCGCTGCTGTATTTCCGCTCGCGCTACTGCTCAACCAATTCCGAGCCGTGCTTGAGCAAGAGCAATTGA
- a CDS encoding fumarylacetoacetate hydrolase family protein: protein MKLALFNGNRLGVLKGEQMIDVTAALPHWDNGYAPNWWLRLCHDFDEMRPRIEAEAARGQEVALSQVKLNAPVLWPQKIVAAAANYAAHVGEMTARGPYEAWMLEFGVFLKAPSSIIGPGDAIELPDVGDAEIHHESELGFIIGKGGKNIPEERALEHVLGYTGVLDITVRGQGDRSTRKSYDGFTPIGPWLVTADEVGNPHDLRIRLWLNAQNEPRQDVNTREMQVKIPQMIAYISRIMTLNPGDVISTGAPPGVGKIAAGDRMTFEIEKIGRMDIYVR from the coding sequence GTGAAATTAGCGCTCTTTAATGGCAATCGCCTGGGGGTTCTCAAAGGCGAACAGATGATCGACGTGACGGCGGCGCTACCGCACTGGGATAATGGTTACGCGCCCAACTGGTGGTTGCGCCTGTGCCACGACTTTGATGAGATGCGGCCACGCATCGAGGCCGAGGCTGCAAGAGGCCAGGAAGTAGCGCTCTCTCAAGTCAAGCTCAATGCTCCGGTGCTCTGGCCTCAGAAGATTGTGGCCGCGGCCGCTAACTACGCCGCTCATGTAGGTGAGATGACCGCAAGGGGCCCCTATGAGGCCTGGATGCTGGAATTTGGAGTTTTTCTCAAAGCTCCCAGCTCGATTATTGGTCCGGGCGATGCGATTGAACTGCCGGATGTTGGTGATGCCGAAATCCATCACGAATCAGAACTAGGTTTCATCATCGGCAAGGGCGGAAAAAACATTCCTGAAGAGCGGGCGTTGGAACACGTCCTGGGCTATACCGGAGTACTTGACATAACAGTACGGGGTCAGGGTGATCGCTCTACTCGCAAATCCTACGATGGCTTTACGCCTATCGGCCCCTGGCTGGTGACCGCCGACGAAGTAGGAAACCCGCACGACCTGCGTATCCGGCTGTGGCTGAATGCTCAAAATGAACCACGCCAGGATGTGAACACGAGAGAAATGCAGGTCAAGATACCGCAGATGATTGCCTATATTTCCAGGATCATGACGCTCAATCCTGGCGATGTCATCAGCACCGGTGCGCCACCCGGTGTAGGGAAGATTGCTGCCGGGGATAGGATGACCTTTGAGATCGAGAAAATAGGCCGGATGGATATCTATGTGAGATAG
- a CDS encoding zinc-binding alcohol dehydrogenase family protein, with product MRAIQVTDFGGYDRLQLVELPIPELELGQVLVKMTAAAINPLDDVMRRGIVTMGKKPPIILGNEGAGIVVAGESPIPIGTRVMFKSGYFLPRGGTWQEYVVTAPRALQPIPDGKSELEAAALRTGYEAAQLALTYKGGFQPGQVVLSPGVGGSVGNAVIQLALVQGASRVITSAGSSEKAKKARELGYEDVIDLSQERLRDGVARLTNNQGVDLAIDSLGGHILGEVVASIKVGGIIVLIGDSAGSEARFNIPRDFLAKEPHIIGHRTVTTPPEIREQAFSTIFNFWTEGRVKPLVARTFPLEQAAEAQRYLMEGRPFGKVLLTFE from the coding sequence ATGAGAGCTATTCAAGTGACAGATTTTGGGGGCTATGATCGGCTGCAACTGGTCGAGTTGCCCATACCCGAACTTGAACTGGGGCAGGTGTTGGTGAAGATGACTGCCGCGGCCATTAACCCGCTGGACGACGTGATGCGCCGGGGCATCGTGACCATGGGGAAGAAGCCGCCCATTATCCTGGGGAACGAAGGCGCGGGCATTGTCGTGGCAGGGGAGTCACCTATTCCGATAGGCACGCGCGTGATGTTCAAGAGCGGCTATTTTCTCCCGCGCGGCGGGACATGGCAGGAGTATGTAGTAACTGCTCCCCGGGCCCTTCAACCTATCCCGGACGGCAAGAGCGAGTTGGAAGCAGCCGCGCTGCGCACCGGTTACGAGGCGGCTCAACTCGCTCTCACATACAAGGGCGGCTTTCAACCGGGGCAGGTGGTCTTATCGCCCGGCGTAGGCGGCTCCGTTGGGAATGCCGTCATCCAGCTTGCCCTTGTTCAGGGCGCATCTCGCGTTATCACCTCAGCTGGGTCTTCCGAAAAAGCGAAAAAGGCCCGCGAACTTGGCTACGAGGATGTGATCGATCTGTCGCAGGAGAGGCTGCGTGATGGTGTGGCACGCTTGACCAACAATCAAGGCGTTGACCTGGCGATAGACAGCCTGGGTGGGCATATTCTTGGAGAGGTGGTGGCATCGATCAAGGTGGGAGGCATAATCGTGCTGATAGGTGATTCGGCAGGCTCGGAGGCGCGATTCAATATTCCCCGCGACTTCCTGGCCAAGGAGCCTCACATTATAGGCCATCGCACCGTCACCACGCCGCCCGAGATACGCGAGCAGGCTTTCAGTACCATCTTCAATTTCTGGACGGAAGGCCGCGTCAAGCCTCTTGTCGCCCGCACGTTTCCACTGGAGCAGGCGGCAGAGGCGCAGCGTTACCTGATGGAGGGCCGGCCCTTCGGCAAGGTGCTGTTGACCTTTGAGTAG
- a CDS encoding amidohydrolase family protein, translating into MAGSEISPAQRSQLNNSGENRSPVIDWHAHIYPPEVAAAPEWRGDCPLTIEKLLDAHERAGIDFCVVTNPIHYLKTMSDSQALSAIKRWNEYAAGVQQRYADRVVVFTSSIPGGGDEFLKELERAIREYGLHGVFINSSHQGAYPDEDRARPFFELINSLDVPVMIHAPASSFGEECMRMYRLTSSIGRPFDECLAIARMIVRGVFEQLPDLKFVGAHLGGGICEVIGRMDYAYELGDFAHFLGTYEPLLISHAPSYYLRKLYMDSVSYHAPALMCGIQTVGVDHVMFGSDAPPLLPLLPKAKRLVQELPISDEDKRAILGGNAARLLKLSL; encoded by the coding sequence ATGGCAGGAAGCGAAATCTCACCCGCTCAGCGTAGCCAATTGAACAATTCAGGGGAGAACCGCTCGCCGGTCATCGACTGGCACGCGCATATCTACCCACCGGAGGTAGCTGCGGCACCTGAATGGCGAGGTGACTGCCCGCTCACCATCGAGAAGCTGCTCGATGCGCACGAGCGGGCCGGCATCGACTTCTGCGTCGTCACCAATCCCATCCATTATCTCAAGACGATGTCGGACTCGCAGGCGCTCTCGGCCATCAAACGCTGGAATGAGTACGCCGCCGGGGTGCAGCAGCGCTATGCAGATCGTGTCGTGGTCTTCACCAGTTCGATTCCTGGTGGCGGGGACGAGTTTCTCAAGGAACTCGAACGGGCCATTCGCGAGTATGGCCTGCACGGGGTCTTTATCAATTCCAGCCACCAGGGGGCATATCCAGATGAGGACCGCGCCCGCCCATTCTTTGAACTCATCAACAGTCTGGATGTGCCCGTCATGATTCACGCGCCGGCCTCGAGTTTCGGCGAAGAATGCATGCGCATGTACCGCCTCACCTCGAGCATAGGGCGACCATTCGATGAATGCCTGGCGATTGCACGCATGATCGTGCGCGGCGTCTTCGAGCAGTTGCCGGACTTGAAGTTTGTGGGCGCTCACCTGGGCGGCGGCATCTGCGAAGTCATCGGACGTATGGATTACGCCTATGAACTGGGCGACTTTGCGCATTTCCTCGGTACGTATGAACCGCTGCTTATCTCTCACGCGCCGAGCTATTACCTGCGCAAGCTCTACATGGATAGTGTGAGCTATCATGCTCCCGCTCTGATGTGTGGCATCCAGACGGTAGGAGTTGATCACGTAATGTTTGGCAGCGATGCCCCGCCACTTCTGCCTTTACTACCAAAAGCAAAGCGACTGGTGCAGGAGCTGCCGATCAGCGATGAAGACAAACGCGCTATCCTGGGAGGCAATGCCGCCAGATTGCTGAAGCTCTCGTTGTAA
- a CDS encoding PPOX class F420-dependent oxidoreductase, translating into MSEETIASHKGDGLLSSLAGHKFIQLTTFRKNGEPVATPVWFVAENGKLYVTTNGNAGKMKRIRSTGRVLLAPSDPRGKPLGERVEVRVREVPQEQHRDVHALLARKYGFPYRVFAFIHIFIGWKRKAKRTYLEIEPA; encoded by the coding sequence ATGAGCGAGGAGACAATAGCCTCTCATAAAGGCGATGGTTTACTGTCATCACTTGCCGGCCATAAATTTATCCAGCTCACAACCTTCCGTAAGAACGGCGAGCCTGTAGCAACGCCGGTCTGGTTTGTGGCCGAGAACGGCAAGCTCTACGTGACAACCAACGGCAACGCAGGAAAAATGAAGCGCATACGCAGCACCGGGCGCGTGCTGCTTGCGCCAAGCGATCCCCGTGGAAAGCCCCTTGGTGAGCGGGTCGAGGTCCGCGTGCGCGAGGTGCCCCAGGAGCAGCATCGCGACGTTCATGCTCTATTAGCCCGCAAGTATGGCTTCCCCTACCGCGTGTTTGCGTTCATACACATCTTTATCGGATGGAAGCGCAAGGCAAAACGAACGTACCTTGAGATCGAGCCAGCATGA
- a CDS encoding glycosyl hydrolase produces the protein MTCLYVAMDDAVAVVGRQNGRWQFVERLHDVHPQCLAVDPFQPDRIYCGTFDRGLWCSDNAGETWQPIGKGDQGIPQERVMSVAVSQAERVGTYGVVWAGTEPSALYCSEDGGNTWQELRALQDIPSKPNWKFPPRPNSHHVRWISPDPNDPDRLFVAIEQGGIMRTLDKGKTWDDHNPAAQKDGHTLAMHKLAPGRLYEASGGDSVKFRMFVRLAWPPLEPNVIMTEGGFAETYDGGNTWQTVIDGLQHHYLWGVAVDPGDPDTIVTSASIGPLQAHRSGAVSFIYRRTGGKPWQMVTDGLPEPRGMRVSVLAANESEPGVFYALNNEGIFRSTDAGLTWKALDVEWPQRFRKQHPQGLAVVE, from the coding sequence ATGACATGCTTATACGTCGCAATGGACGATGCAGTCGCAGTTGTAGGCCGCCAGAATGGTCGCTGGCAATTTGTCGAACGCTTGCATGACGTACATCCGCAGTGCCTGGCAGTAGACCCTTTTCAGCCGGATCGTATCTACTGTGGCACTTTTGACAGGGGACTCTGGTGCAGTGACAATGCCGGGGAGACCTGGCAGCCCATAGGGAAGGGCGACCAGGGGATTCCGCAAGAGAGGGTGATGTCCGTAGCTGTCAGCCAGGCCGAGCGAGTCGGAACCTATGGTGTGGTCTGGGCGGGAACAGAACCAAGCGCCCTGTACTGCTCAGAAGATGGTGGCAATACCTGGCAGGAACTACGCGCCTTGCAGGACATCCCCTCGAAGCCCAACTGGAAATTCCCCCCGCGCCCTAATTCGCACCATGTGCGCTGGATTTCGCCCGACCCCAACGACCCGGATCGGTTGTTTGTAGCTATTGAACAGGGCGGCATCATGCGTACGCTCGATAAAGGGAAGACCTGGGACGACCACAATCCCGCTGCGCAAAAAGATGGGCATACGCTGGCAATGCATAAGCTCGCGCCGGGCCGCCTGTACGAGGCCTCGGGTGGTGATAGCGTGAAGTTCCGCATGTTTGTGCGCCTCGCCTGGCCACCACTTGAACCCAACGTGATTATGACCGAAGGCGGCTTTGCCGAAACCTACGATGGCGGCAACACCTGGCAAACCGTCATCGACGGCTTGCAGCATCACTACCTGTGGGGAGTAGCCGTTGATCCGGGAGACCCTGATACCATTGTCACCTCCGCCTCGATTGGCCCATTGCAGGCGCATCGTTCAGGAGCGGTCTCGTTCATCTACCGCCGCACGGGAGGCAAGCCCTGGCAGATGGTGACCGATGGATTACCTGAGCCAAGGGGTATGAGAGTTTCGGTGCTGGCTGCTAATGAGTCGGAGCCGGGAGTATTCTACGCGCTCAACAACGAGGGCATTTTCCGCTCAACTGATGCGGGCTTAACCTGGAAAGCGCTGGATGTGGAGTGGCCGCAGCGCTTCCGCAAGCAACATCCCCAGGGGTTAGCCGTAGTTGAATAA
- a CDS encoding glycosyl hydrolase, with protein MTTLYIAMEDALLVAQEQKGRWQLELRLDGLPTYCIAQDPHRAGRMYCGTFGKGLWRSDDFGETWQPAGEGIPYAEVMSVAISPIERVGKYGLLWVGTEPSALFRSEDGGESWQELRALQDIPSKPIWSFPPRPYTHHVRWIEPDPVEPGRLFLAIEQGGVMRTLDGGQTWEDHKPGAQFDGHTLRTHKKAPGRVYEAAGGDGLILGKDEKGRQYPVLTRGGYAESRDGGATWQTQTEGLEQHHYLWGLAVDPGDPDTIVASAAIGPNQAHFPAFAESFLYRRTTGTPWQMVTEGLPEPRGTGACVLATNEHRPGTFYAASGRGIYRSVDTGVTWQQLDLRIPERFRWQRVFGFVIGEA; from the coding sequence ATGACAACCTTATATATCGCTATGGAGGATGCACTCCTGGTAGCGCAGGAGCAAAAGGGGCGCTGGCAGCTTGAGCTTCGACTGGATGGGCTGCCAACGTATTGCATCGCGCAGGACCCACATAGAGCCGGTCGCATGTATTGCGGCACCTTTGGCAAAGGACTGTGGCGCAGCGATGACTTTGGGGAGACCTGGCAGCCTGCAGGAGAAGGTATCCCGTATGCAGAGGTGATGTCGGTGGCGATCAGCCCTATCGAGCGGGTAGGCAAGTATGGTCTGCTGTGGGTGGGAACTGAGCCGAGCGCCTTGTTTCGCTCGGAGGATGGCGGTGAGAGCTGGCAGGAACTGCGAGCCTTGCAGGATATCCCCTCGAAGCCGATCTGGAGCTTTCCCCCTCGTCCGTACACCCATCATGTGCGCTGGATCGAACCTGATCCCGTGGAGCCGGGACGCCTTTTTCTCGCCATTGAACAGGGTGGGGTCATGCGCACGCTTGACGGTGGGCAAACGTGGGAAGATCACAAGCCGGGTGCGCAGTTCGATGGTCACACACTGAGAACGCATAAGAAGGCGCCGGGACGTGTCTACGAGGCAGCCGGTGGAGATGGCCTGATTCTTGGCAAGGATGAAAAGGGCCGCCAGTATCCCGTGCTCACACGTGGCGGCTATGCTGAATCGCGTGATGGTGGAGCTACCTGGCAGACACAAACAGAAGGGTTGGAGCAGCATCACTACCTGTGGGGATTAGCTGTTGATCCGGGAGACCCTGATACCATAGTCGCTTCGGCAGCGATTGGCCCCAATCAGGCCCATTTCCCTGCATTCGCCGAATCTTTTCTTTACCGTCGCACGACCGGTACTCCCTGGCAGATGGTTACTGAGGGACTGCCGGAACCAAGGGGGACGGGAGCATGTGTGCTGGCAACCAATGAACACCGGCCCGGTACCTTCTATGCCGCCAGCGGCAGGGGCATCTATCGCTCGGTCGATACAGGAGTGACGTGGCAGCAGCTTGACCTGCGAATACCTGAGCGATTCCGCTGGCAGCGTGTATTCGGTTTTGTCATAGGAGAAGCGTGA
- a CDS encoding cupin domain-containing protein, producing the protein MSEVTAVNPAQYYQSLEQANVIPLWKLAESQQTEPKPDEVGYVWHYKDLLPLLRKSVEVVKLGEGAERRAITFKNPGRRFVGATQSLVASLQMLMPGEIAPAHRHSYSALRFMLSGHGAYTVVEGEKIFMEVGDLVLTPNWKWHDHGHEGKSEPMVWLDGLDFPFVNALRPIFYEEIDEAQPVTRPEGESLNTFGTASVLPVKNRPTTPFSPLCVYKWQPTYEALKNLQATEQDPYDGTIVEYVNPVTGGHVLATIAAYLQLLKPGAHTKAHRHTTSTVYCVARGSGYSVINGQRHDWEQNDIFVVPTWAWHEHVAGDEEVVLFSYSDFPMQEPFGFYREQAYQENNGWQEAKSHPLSVAN; encoded by the coding sequence ATGAGCGAAGTTACAGCAGTCAATCCTGCACAGTATTACCAGTCATTGGAGCAGGCTAACGTTATCCCTCTCTGGAAGCTGGCGGAGTCGCAGCAGACCGAGCCGAAACCGGACGAGGTTGGGTACGTCTGGCATTATAAAGACTTGCTGCCCCTGCTACGGAAGTCGGTCGAGGTTGTCAAACTGGGCGAGGGCGCCGAGCGGAGGGCGATCACCTTCAAGAACCCGGGCAGGCGCTTCGTGGGAGCTACCCAATCCCTGGTGGCATCGCTGCAGATGTTAATGCCAGGCGAGATCGCGCCCGCGCACCGGCACTCCTATTCGGCCCTGCGCTTTATGCTCAGCGGGCATGGCGCTTACACGGTGGTAGAGGGTGAGAAGATTTTTATGGAGGTAGGCGACCTGGTGCTGACACCTAACTGGAAGTGGCACGATCACGGGCACGAGGGCAAAAGCGAACCGATGGTCTGGCTGGATGGCCTCGACTTTCCATTTGTCAACGCTTTACGCCCCATCTTTTACGAGGAAATCGACGAGGCGCAGCCTGTGACAAGACCAGAGGGCGAGTCGCTGAACACCTTTGGCACTGCAAGCGTGCTTCCCGTCAAGAACCGGCCCACGACGCCATTCTCGCCTTTGTGTGTCTACAAGTGGCAGCCCACCTACGAGGCCTTGAAGAACCTTCAGGCGACCGAACAAGACCCGTATGATGGCACGATTGTCGAGTATGTCAACCCGGTAACGGGTGGGCATGTCCTTGCCACCATCGCGGCTTACCTGCAATTGCTCAAGCCGGGAGCGCATACGAAGGCGCACCGTCATACCACCAGCACCGTCTACTGCGTTGCGCGCGGCTCCGGCTATAGTGTAATCAACGGCCAGCGTCATGATTGGGAACAGAACGATATCTTCGTCGTTCCGACCTGGGCCTGGCATGAGCATGTCGCAGGCGATGAAGAAGTCGTGCTCTTCTCGTATAGCGACTTTCCAATGCAGGAGCCGTTCGGTTTCTATCGTGAGCAAGCCTACCAGGAGAATAACGGATGGCAGGAAGCGAAATCTCACCCGCTCAGCGTAGCCAATTGA
- a CDS encoding TAXI family TRAP transporter solute-binding subunit: MSTELNWGKSDLEVYLRFMGGWGMDNLTSACGWIATGMRWRTAKNSTFVIYTGRGMLDNVNAVLDGTVDIAITTPGVNALMAFKGLGPYPETHPQLRSLAALPHRDRLLLAISTGASERYGVRSLPELVAKRPPLRIATGINDGINMIGYTVEKILNAHSMMWEDLEQWGGQWLCSETPFPALERFASGEADALFFEAITLWPKLGQKSYRLFPIHRLILEGLYHHYGFERANVEPGELPGVTQPIPCVDFSQWLIVTREDVPEEVAYLAASIIVEDRQAFESRYTSLPLNQSALHYPMQPEEMCRSVPIPLHAGAERYYREHGYL; the protein is encoded by the coding sequence ATGAGTACCGAACTGAACTGGGGCAAAAGCGACCTGGAAGTTTACCTGCGCTTTATGGGCGGCTGGGGCATGGACAACCTCACCAGCGCCTGTGGTTGGATTGCGACGGGCATGCGCTGGCGCACGGCCAAAAACTCGACCTTCGTCATCTACACCGGGCGAGGTATGCTCGATAATGTGAATGCCGTGCTTGATGGCACAGTAGATATCGCCATCACTACGCCAGGTGTGAACGCGCTCATGGCCTTCAAGGGCCTGGGGCCGTATCCCGAAACCCATCCACAACTACGCTCACTTGCGGCCCTTCCGCACCGCGATCGATTATTGCTGGCGATCAGCACCGGGGCCTCTGAGCGCTATGGCGTTCGTTCACTGCCTGAACTGGTTGCTAAGCGCCCGCCGCTGCGCATCGCAACAGGTATCAACGATGGCATCAACATGATCGGCTACACCGTCGAGAAGATTCTCAATGCGCACAGCATGATGTGGGAAGACCTTGAGCAATGGGGTGGGCAATGGCTTTGCTCGGAGACGCCGTTTCCCGCACTGGAGCGCTTCGCGAGTGGAGAGGCGGATGCGCTCTTCTTTGAAGCCATCACGCTCTGGCCGAAGCTTGGGCAGAAATCGTACCGGCTTTTCCCCATCCACCGGCTCATCCTGGAGGGCCTGTATCACCACTATGGATTCGAGCGTGCCAATGTTGAGCCTGGGGAACTGCCGGGAGTAACGCAGCCCATCCCTTGCGTGGACTTCAGCCAGTGGCTGATCGTGACACGTGAGGACGTACCGGAGGAGGTGGCGTACCTGGCGGCGAGCATCATTGTCGAGGACCGGCAGGCTTTCGAGTCCCGCTATACCTCGCTCCCGCTCAACCAGAGCGCGCTGCATTATCCTATGCAGCCTGAAGAGATGTGCCGGTCGGTGCCGATTCCACTTCATGCAGGTGCGGAGCGGTACTATCGAGAACATGGATATTTGTGA